The stretch of DNA ACGCACCACCGGCCTGGGGTGGCAGGCCAGGGAGGTTCCCAGCAGGGCGCCGACGGCGTTGGCCCCGGTATCACCCAGCATCGTGTTCTCCAGAAGGTCCTCCGGCAGGGCCGTGAGGCTGACTCCCAGCGTGCCCGCGGCCAGCAGCCGGGTGGGCTCGCCGTCGGCGCCGGGGGTGGCCAGCAGCGGGGCGCTCACGATGGAGGCGGCCTTGAGGGCCCGGCCGGGTCGCAGGTCGAGGAGGTTGAGGAGGTTGGCCCAGGAGGCGATGACGACGGCGCTCGAGACGGCGTCGGCGGCGCTCGCGGCCAGGGGGCGCCCGCCGGCGCCTGCGCTGCGGTGGCGGGCCAGCAGGACGCCGCCGATGAGGGCTCCCGAGCCGATGACGGCGATCTTGAGGACTCCGGTGGTGACACGCCCCTGGGCGAGGGCGCTCAGGTGACCCTTGAGTCCCTTGGCGGGGGCGTCACCGTCGTGGGCCCCGGCGTCGAGGTCGTCGACCAGTCCGGCGCACCCTCCGGCCGCCGTCGCGAGGGTGGCGGCGAGCCCCACGCGTGCGCCGCGGCGCGGGGCCGATAAGGCGGGTGCAGACGCGTCGCGCGTGAGCCGACCGACCTCGATCGCAGCCATGACGGCCCCGGCCGCGGCCCCGACGCCTCCGCGCAGGCTCACGGTGCGGCCGTGGAAGTTGGTGCGCTCGAGTCCTTGGGCGATGGGCGCCAGGGAGGTGGACCAGGACAGGGTGACGCCCGCAGCCTTGATCCCCACCTGCGCCAGGCGTCGGGCGCAGGTGCCTACTCGCGTGATCGTGCCAGCCATGGTCTCAGCCTAAGGCAGACAGTGAGTCGATCGCCGCGGCGGCGCCCCTTGACGAGGCCGAATCCTCTGATCCGCTGGAGCCTCCGCGGCGAGCGGGGCCGCCGGCGCTACTTGGTCACTGGCGGCATGGCGGCGTCGGCGCCCTTGTCGAAGCCGTAGTGGGCGATGGTTCCTGCCTGGGTGGAGGCCAGGGCCAGGGGCGCGGAGACCGAGGCGGCGACCTGTCCGACGGAGTCGACGGTGGTGACCTTCGCGTCCTCGGAGCGGATGACGGACACGACGTTGTCATCGCCGTCGGCGGATCCGACGACGACCGTGGTCGCCCGCGATGCCGTGCCGGCCAGGGCGTTGGCCCAGGCCTTGGGGTCCTGCCCCGGGGAGGCCTCGACCGTGGCCCCCTTGGCGGAGGCGGCCTGGGGGCGAGGACCGACGACGACGATCATCTCCGCCGGCCCGGTGGGTGTGGAGTCCACGGTGACGAACGGAGTGCCGGAGGTGTCGACGGTCAGCAGGTCCATGAGGGCGCGGGAGGAGTCGTCGTTGCCGGTGAGCGCCTTGGCGAGCCCCTCCCCCAGGATCCCGTTGGCGTCCTTGGAGCCGGCAGTGCCCAGGTTGCCCTGGATCTGGCCGGAGAAGGTGGATCGGTAGCTCTCGCGGGACAGGTCCACCCAGGTGGTGGTCAGGCTGACCCGACCGGTGACGGTGGCGCCGGCGGTCTTGAGCTGGGTGGCGACGGCATCGGCGTCCTCGGCCTTGGCCTCGGGCAGGAGCACCAGGGCGACGTTCTTGGAGGCCAGGGTTCCGGGCAGGAGGCTGCTAGCGGCCTGGGTGATGTAGGAGTCGCGCTCGTTGACGGCCGTCTCGGTCTGCTCAAGCTTGGTCTGGGTGGCGTTGCGGTCCTCGCGCAGGGCGGTGACCTGGTCGTTGAGCGCGGTCCCCAGCGAGTTCTGCAGGGGGCCGGCACCCAGCACCACGCCGACGGCGAGGGCCAGGAACACGGAGATGAGCGATACCAGGTGATAGCGGAAGTCGATCATGGTTGAGACCTTGGAGATGACCGTGAGAGGGGCTGCCTCTCGGATGGGCGGGAGTCGTTAGACGGTGGGTGAGTTCGGGGCCAGGCCCACCAGTGAGCGGAAGAAGTTGACGATGTCGTCCCACACGGCGCCGGACAGTCCCAGGAAGGTCTGTCCGCCCGGGGTGGCCATGAGGGCGATGGCCAGGGCGAAGGTGCCCGACAAAGCCAGGAGCAGCAGCCACCAGCCGGAGATGCGGGTGCGGTAGAGCTGGGAGACACCCTTGGCGTCGATGAGGCGGCCACCGACCTTGAGCCGGGTCAGGAAGGTCGAGGACATGCCGGCGCGCCCCTTGTCGAGGAACTCCAGCAGGGTGGCGTGCGTCCCCAGGGCGACGATGATCTCGGCACCGGCCTCGTCGGCCATGAGCATGGCGATGTCCTCGCTGGTGCCGGTGGCGGCGAAGACGTGGTGGTCAACCTCGAGCTCCTCGACGCGGGCCAGCCCCGGGGCCCGCCCGTCGCGGTAGGCGTGGACAACGATCTCGGCGCCGCAGGTGAGCGCCTTGTCCGACACGGAGTCCATGTCGCCCACGATCATGGCCGGCTTGAATCCGGCCTCCAGGACGGCATCGGCACCACCGTCGACGCCGATGATGACGGGCTTGTACTCGCGGATGTAGGGCTTGAGCGCCTGAAGGTCCTCCTTGTAGGAGTAGCCGCGCACGACGACCAGGACGTGCTTGCCGCTCATCTGCGTGGACAGCGTGGGCATGCCGACGCCGTTGAGGAGCAGGTCCCACTCGCCGCGCATGTACTCCATGGTGTTGGCGGCGAAGGCCTCGAGCTGGACGGCCAGCCCCTTCTGGGCCGCCTCCATGGCGTCTGAGACGGTCTCCTTGGTCTGGACCGAGCCCTCGGCGACGACCTGCTCCTTGCCCTCGATGCGCACGGTGCCGTCCTCGATGGCGATGCGCTGACCGTCGTGCAGACGCATAACGTCGGGGCCCAGGTCGTCCACGAGCAGGATGCCGGCGTCGAGGAGGATTTCCGGCCCGAGGTTCGGGTATCGTCCGGAGATCGACGGGGAGGCGTTGAGAACCGCGGAGGGACCGCACTCGACCAGCGCCTCAGCGGCCACCCGGTCGATGTCGGTGTGGTCGATGATCGCGATCTCACCGGGCTGGAGGCGCTTGGTGAGCCTCTTGGTGCGCGCGTCAACACGGACGACGCCGCTGGGCTGCTCGGAGACGGACGCAGGCTTCCTGCGGAAGGGATTCCTCACGGCCCGGATTGTCCCACGACTGCTTCCTGGAGAAGCTCAGCGGCGTGCCGGACCGCGGCGTGAGAGTCCTCGTGGCCTGACAGCATTCTGGCCAGCTCGCGTTCTCTCTCCTGGCCTTCGACGACGAAGACCTGCGTGCGGGTGCGTCCCGACTCGAACTTTCTCACATCCTCCCGGGGCTCCTCAGGGGCCTCCCAGAGAGTGGGGTCGGGTGTGGAGCCGGCGGGGGCCTCCGTCTGGGGACCCGGGTCAGCGACCGTCTCCTTGCGCACCACGAGGTGGGTGTCCGCCCAGGCGGCCACCTGGGCCAGGTGCGTGACCACGACGACCTGGTGGTGACGCGCCAGGCGCGCCAGGCGCCGGCCGATCTCCCTGGCGGCGCGGCCGCCTCCGCACGCCCGTCGACCCACACCCGCACCCTCGTCTTCGATGAGATCGACGCCGGTGGGCCCGGGCTCGTTGAGCCGGTTCAGCGCGACGACGAGCCGCGCCCCCTTCATCTCCAGGCCCTCCAGCTCGGCGGTAACAGCCTGCTCCAGGTGCTCGGCGAGCAGCCGGCGCGCCCGGCTCAGCTCGTCGCCGGCGTCGGCCAGCTCCTCCTCCGCCGTGGCCAGCCGCTCGGCCAGGACGGTGGCGGTGTCCTGGGGGCCATCGAGCTCGGCCAGGCGCGCGGCGGCGCGCTCGCTCCAGGCCAGGAGGGCGTCGACGTCGTCGATCTGCTCCTGGGGCCCACCGATCTCCCGGCAGGCACGCGCCAGCTCGCCACGGCGGTCCTGGACGTGGGCGAGGCGGGCCGGGTCGGCGCTCAAGGAGGACAGGTACTCGCTCAACTCGGCGGCGATGTCGGCTGCGTCGATGCCCAGGCGCTGGGTGCGCGCGGCCAGCTCGGCCAGGGCGGGGTCGCGCTCGGACTCGGCCATGAGGCTGCGCTGCGCGTAGGCGATGAGTGAGACGACGTCGGGTGTCTGGCCGGTGGCGGACTCCTCGCCGCTCAGGGCGGTGCTGGCCCCGGTGGCGGCCCTGCGCAGGTCCTCGGCGTGGTCGAGCCGTTCGGCCTCTGCTGTCAGGTCCCGGTCCTCGCCGCTGC from Actinomyces sp. Marseille-P3109 encodes:
- the steA gene encoding putative cytokinetic ring protein SteA, which translates into the protein MRNPFRRKPASVSEQPSGVVRVDARTKRLTKRLQPGEIAIIDHTDIDRVAAEALVECGPSAVLNASPSISGRYPNLGPEILLDAGILLVDDLGPDVMRLHDGQRIAIEDGTVRIEGKEQVVAEGSVQTKETVSDAMEAAQKGLAVQLEAFAANTMEYMRGEWDLLLNGVGMPTLSTQMSGKHVLVVVRGYSYKEDLQALKPYIREYKPVIIGVDGGADAVLEAGFKPAMIVGDMDSVSDKALTCGAEIVVHAYRDGRAPGLARVEELEVDHHVFAATGTSEDIAMLMADEAGAEIIVALGTHATLLEFLDKGRAGMSSTFLTRLKVGGRLIDAKGVSQLYRTRISGWWLLLLALSGTFALAIALMATPGGQTFLGLSGAVWDDIVNFFRSLVGLAPNSPTV
- a CDS encoding copper transporter, whose amino-acid sequence is MIDFRYHLVSLISVFLALAVGVVLGAGPLQNSLGTALNDQVTALREDRNATQTKLEQTETAVNERDSYITQAASSLLPGTLASKNVALVLLPEAKAEDADAVATQLKTAGATVTGRVSLTTTWVDLSRESYRSTFSGQIQGNLGTAGSKDANGILGEGLAKALTGNDDSSRALMDLLTVDTSGTPFVTVDSTPTGPAEMIVVVGPRPQAASAKGATVEASPGQDPKAWANALAGTASRATTVVVGSADGDDNVVSVIRSEDAKVTTVDSVGQVAASVSAPLALASTQAGTIAHYGFDKGADAAMPPVTK
- a CDS encoding DNA repair protein RecN, with protein sequence MIESLHIEDLGVIEEADLPLSRGLTALTGETGAGKTMVLTSLGLLLGQRAETTIVRTGSERSLVEGAFLVDPDSRAAARALEAGADLDDDLLLASRTVPSTGRSRAYLGGRSVPASVLSEVGGRLVSVHGQADQLRLRSAAAQRAALDSLGGAEHAALCRRYSQAYQARRQAAQALEEWQASAQARDAEVAQLRTWLEALAELDPRSGEDRDLTAEAERLDHAEDLRRAATGASTALSGEESATGQTPDVVSLIAYAQRSLMAESERDPALAELAARTQRLGIDAADIAAELSEYLSSLSADPARLAHVQDRRGELARACREIGGPQEQIDDVDALLAWSERAAARLAELDGPQDTATVLAERLATAEEELADAGDELSRARRLLAEHLEQAVTAELEGLEMKGARLVVALNRLNEPGPTGVDLIEDEGAGVGRRACGGGRAAREIGRRLARLARHHQVVVVTHLAQVAAWADTHLVVRKETVADPGPQTEAPAGSTPDPTLWEAPEEPREDVRKFESGRTRTQVFVVEGQERERELARMLSGHEDSHAAVRHAAELLQEAVVGQSGP